A portion of the Burkholderia sp. GAS332 genome contains these proteins:
- a CDS encoding 4-hydroxybenzoate polyprenyltransferase, with amino-acid sequence MQASNELPLVVDLDGTLTLTDTLAESVIQIVKKNPVNLIRLPMWLLGGRAGFKRAIASRTDPLAASLPYRQSLLDYLIVEKRRGRRIVLATAAHRSIADNVATHLQLFDDVLATGDNDNLKGSAKLAQIREHIGEDFVYAGDSHADLPIWQASQAAVLAGASSGVAASVRNTVPVEREFSNAAAGIATWIKALRVHQWLKNLLLFVPLFTAFSFFDTEKLATLIVAFFSMSLGASATYILNDLWDLSSDRQHPRKCFRPFASGALSIASGFGCAAMLLAISVTLGVIASPAFAAMLVLYLFATSAYSWVLKKQPLMDVIVLSLLYTLRIFAGSVAVNIAVSKWLLAFSLLTFLSLALVKRCAELVSVRQSGASATAGRDYRVGDLEVLWPLGIGASFAAVVVFGLFINSPDTIARYNEANLLWLVAIGFIYLLARLWLATVRGEMDDDPVVYVIEDRGSRLTMLSMVTLVIVAHFMHLT; translated from the coding sequence AATCCAGTGAATCTGATCCGCTTGCCGATGTGGCTGCTCGGCGGCCGCGCGGGCTTCAAGCGGGCGATCGCGTCGCGCACCGACCCACTCGCGGCATCCCTGCCGTATCGCCAGTCGCTGCTCGACTATCTGATCGTGGAAAAGCGCCGCGGCCGCCGGATCGTTCTCGCGACCGCCGCGCACCGCAGCATCGCCGACAATGTGGCGACGCATCTTCAGTTGTTCGACGATGTGCTGGCCACCGGCGATAACGACAATCTCAAAGGCAGCGCGAAGCTCGCCCAAATCAGAGAGCACATCGGCGAGGATTTCGTCTACGCCGGCGACAGCCACGCGGATCTGCCGATCTGGCAAGCATCACAAGCAGCGGTCCTCGCCGGCGCGTCATCAGGCGTCGCGGCATCGGTTCGCAACACCGTTCCGGTCGAACGGGAGTTCTCGAATGCCGCCGCGGGCATCGCCACGTGGATCAAAGCGCTGCGTGTGCATCAATGGCTCAAGAATCTGCTGCTGTTCGTGCCGCTCTTTACCGCGTTCTCGTTCTTCGACACGGAAAAGCTGGCGACCCTGATCGTCGCGTTCTTTTCGATGTCACTGGGCGCGTCGGCGACCTACATCCTGAACGACCTGTGGGACCTGAGCAGCGACCGCCAGCATCCGCGCAAGTGTTTTCGTCCGTTTGCCAGCGGCGCGCTGTCCATCGCGAGCGGGTTCGGCTGCGCCGCCATGCTGCTCGCGATATCCGTGACGCTGGGCGTGATTGCGTCGCCCGCGTTCGCGGCGATGCTCGTGCTCTACCTGTTCGCCACGAGTGCCTATAGCTGGGTATTGAAGAAGCAGCCGCTGATGGATGTGATCGTGCTGTCGCTGTTGTATACGCTGCGCATTTTCGCGGGATCGGTAGCCGTGAACATCGCGGTCAGCAAGTGGTTGCTGGCCTTCTCCTTGCTGACCTTTCTGAGTCTCGCGCTGGTCAAGCGCTGCGCCGAGCTGGTGTCGGTGCGCCAGAGCGGCGCGTCCGCGACGGCCGGCCGCGACTACCGCGTCGGCGATCTCGAAGTACTGTGGCCGCTCGGCATCGGCGCCAGCTTTGCCGCGGTGGTGGTGTTTGGCCTCTTCATCAACTCGCCCGACACGATCGCACGCTACAACGAAGCGAATCTGTTGTGGCTCGTGGCGATCGGCTTCATCTATCTGCTCGCGAGGCTGTGGCTCGCTACGGTGCGCGGCGAGATGGACGACGACCCCGTCGTCTATGTCATCGAAGACCGCGGAAGCCGGCTGACGATGCTCTCGATGGTCACCCTCGTGATCGTCGCTCACTTCATGCATTTAACGTAA